Proteins encoded by one window of Mycolicibacterium cosmeticum:
- a CDS encoding Mrp/NBP35 family ATP-binding protein: MSANNDLAAAVRSALSKVIDPELRRPITEVGMVKNVTIDGDAGVHVEVYLTTSACPKKNEIVDRVTAAVTDVPGTGAVKVSLDVMNDEQRAELRKLLRGDSREPVIPFAQPNSLTRVYAVASGKGGVGKSSVTVNLAAALAARGLSVGLLDADIYGHSVPRMMGVTDRPTQVDSMILPPIAHEVKVISIAMFTQGNTPVVWRGPMLHRALQQFLADVYWGDLDVLLLDLPPGTGDIAISVSQLIPGAEILVVTTPQSAAAEVAERAGAIALQTRQRIVGVVENMAGLTLPDGTTMQIFGEGGGRQVAESLTRSVGADVPLLGQVPLDPALVAAGDTGVPLVLSAPDSAAGKELRKIADALGARKRGLAGMSLGLDPAGR, translated from the coding sequence ATGTCTGCGAACAATGACCTGGCCGCGGCGGTCCGCTCCGCGTTGAGCAAGGTGATCGACCCCGAACTGCGCCGTCCGATCACCGAGGTCGGCATGGTCAAGAACGTCACGATCGACGGTGACGCCGGCGTGCACGTCGAGGTGTACCTGACGACCTCGGCCTGCCCGAAGAAGAACGAGATCGTCGACCGGGTGACCGCGGCGGTGACCGACGTGCCGGGCACCGGCGCGGTCAAGGTCAGCCTCGACGTGATGAACGACGAGCAGCGCGCCGAGCTGCGCAAGCTGCTGCGCGGCGACTCCCGCGAGCCCGTCATCCCATTCGCCCAGCCCAATTCGCTGACCAGGGTGTACGCGGTGGCGTCCGGCAAGGGTGGCGTCGGCAAGTCCAGCGTGACGGTGAACCTGGCCGCCGCCCTGGCCGCCCGCGGTCTGTCGGTGGGGCTGCTGGACGCCGATATCTACGGCCATTCGGTGCCCCGGATGATGGGTGTGACCGATCGGCCCACCCAGGTGGATTCGATGATCCTGCCGCCGATCGCGCACGAGGTGAAGGTCATCTCGATCGCGATGTTCACCCAGGGCAACACCCCGGTGGTGTGGCGCGGACCGATGCTGCACCGCGCACTGCAGCAGTTCCTCGCCGATGTCTACTGGGGCGACCTGGACGTACTGCTGCTGGACCTGCCGCCGGGCACCGGTGACATCGCGATCTCGGTGTCGCAGCTGATCCCGGGTGCCGAGATCCTGGTGGTCACCACCCCGCAGTCGGCGGCCGCCGAGGTCGCCGAACGGGCCGGGGCGATCGCCCTGCAGACCCGGCAGCGCATCGTCGGCGTGGTGGAGAACATGGCCGGCCTGACCTTGCCCGACGGCACGACCATGCAGATCTTCGGCGAGGGCGGTGGCCGCCAGGTCGCCGAGTCGCTGACCCGCTCGGTCGGCGCCGACGTGCCGCTGCTGGGCCAGGTGCCGCTGGACCCGGCGCTGGTGGCCGCGGGTGACACCGGGGTGCCGCTGGTGCTCTCGGCGCCGGATTCGGCGGCCGGGAAGGAACTGCGCAAGATCGCCGACGCGCTCGGCGCGCGCAAGCGCGGGCTGGCCGGGATGTCGCTGGGTCTGGACCCCGCGGGCCGCTAG
- the tatB gene encoding Sec-independent protein translocase protein TatB, giving the protein MFANVGWGEMLILVVAGLVILGPERLPGAIRWTAGTLRQAREYLSGATSQLRQDLGPEFDDLREPLSELQKLRGMTPRAALTKHLLDGDDSFLTGNFDTPTKPVSPDGPKPVPAPETPPAEPGVTKFDSDAT; this is encoded by the coding sequence GTGTTCGCGAACGTGGGCTGGGGCGAGATGCTCATCCTGGTGGTCGCCGGTTTGGTGATCCTGGGACCGGAGCGGCTGCCCGGGGCCATCCGGTGGACAGCGGGCACGCTGCGTCAGGCCCGCGAATACCTGAGCGGGGCGACGAGCCAGCTGCGCCAGGACCTCGGGCCGGAATTCGACGATCTGCGTGAACCGCTGTCCGAGCTGCAGAAGCTGCGCGGTATGACGCCGCGGGCGGCGCTCACCAAACACCTGCTCGACGGTGACGATTCGTTCCTGACGGGCAATTTCGACACGCCCACCAAGCCGGTGTCGCCTGACGGGCCCAAGCCGGTGCCCGCGCCGGAAACGCCGCCTGCCGAACCGGGTGTCACCAAGTTCGACAGCGACGCGACCTAG